One Streptococcus sp. DTU_2020_1001019_1_SI_AUS_MUR_006 DNA window includes the following coding sequences:
- a CDS encoding SIALI-17 repeat-containing surface protein produces the protein MVLVGTKKEVSGKTDPAIHEVPEFTGGVNGVEAAVHEVPEYTEAIGTAGDEAAPVVEVPEFKGGVNAVEAAVHEAPEYTEAIGTAGDEAAPVVEVLEFKGGVNAVEAAVHEVPEYTGAIGTVGDEAAPVVEVPEFKGGVNAVEAAVHEVPEYTGAIGTVGDEAAPVVEIPEYTGSVNGAEAAVHEVPEFTGGVPGGEGTTHQVPEYTGGVNGSEGAIHELPEFKDEQSQVALAMSQDKTYQAPASHQNILPKTGTKENATLATAGVVGALLGLFAMGKKKEDE, from the coding sequence ATTGTCTTAGTCGGAACTAAGAAAGAAGTATCTGGTAAAACAGATCCAGCTATCCATGAGGTTCCAGAATTTACTGGTGGAGTAAATGGTGTCGAAGCAGCTGTTCATGAAGTTCCAGAATACACTGAAGCTATTGGCACAGCAGGCGATGAAGCAGCACCAGTAGTAGAAGTCCCAGAATTCAAGGGTGGCGTTAACGCAGTCGAAGCAGCTGTTCATGAAGCTCCAGAATACACTGAAGCTATTGGTACAGCAGGTGATGAGGCAGCACCAGTAGTAGAAGTCCTAGAATTCAAGGGTGGCGTTAACGCAGTCGAAGCAGCTGTTCATGAAGTTCCAGAATACACAGGAGCTATTGGCACAGTAGGCGATGAAGCAGCACCAGTAGTAGAAGTTCCAGAATTCAAGGGTGGCGTTAACGCAGTCGAAGCAGCTGTTCATGAAGTTCCAGAATACACAGGAGCTATTGGCACAGTAGGCGATGAAGCAGCACCAGTAGTGGAAATCCCAGAATACACAGGCAGTGTCAATGGAGCAGAAGCAGCTGTTCATGAAGTACCTGAGTTCACTGGTGGCGTTCCTGGTGGAGAAGGGACTACTCACCAAGTTCCAGAATACACAGGTGGTGTCAATGGCTCAGAAGGAGCTATCCATGAACTTCCAGAATTCAAAGATGAGCAGTCACAAGTAGCTCTTGCTATGTCACAAGACAAGACCTACCAAGCACCTGCAAGTCATCAAAATATCCTCCCTAAAACAGGTACTAAGGAAAATGCAACCCTTGCAACAGCAGGTGTTGTAGGAGCATTACTTGGTCTCTTTGCAATGGGAAAGAAAAAAGAAGACGAATAA
- a CDS encoding ABC transporter ATP-binding protein, translated as MAYIEMKNSYKRYHTGDTEIVANRDVNFEIEKGELVIILGSSGAGKSTVLNILGGMDTNDEGQVWIDGTNISDYTSHQRTNYRRDAVGFIFQFYNLVSNLTAKENVELASEIVADALDPEQVLKDVGLGHRLNNFPAQLSGGEQQRVSIARAVAKNPKILLCDEPTGALDYQTGKQVLKILQDMSRKKGATVIIVTHNASLAPIADRVIQMHDASVKSVILNPQPQDIDDLEY; from the coding sequence ATGGCTTATATTGAAATGAAAAACAGCTATAAGAGGTATCATACTGGAGATACGGAAATCGTGGCCAATCGAGATGTCAACTTCGAGATTGAAAAGGGAGAACTAGTCATTATCCTTGGGTCATCTGGTGCAGGGAAGTCAACCGTTTTAAATATTCTAGGCGGTATGGATACAAACGATGAAGGGCAAGTCTGGATTGATGGGACTAACATTTCTGACTATACCTCCCATCAGAGAACCAACTATCGTAGAGATGCCGTTGGCTTTATCTTTCAGTTTTACAACTTGGTTTCTAACTTGACTGCTAAGGAAAATGTTGAGCTAGCTTCAGAAATTGTTGCTGATGCCTTGGATCCTGAGCAGGTTCTCAAGGATGTAGGATTAGGGCACCGTCTTAATAACTTTCCAGCTCAGCTGTCAGGCGGTGAGCAACAACGAGTATCCATTGCTCGAGCCGTGGCTAAAAATCCTAAAATTCTCCTTTGTGATGAACCAACGGGAGCTTTGGACTACCAGACTGGTAAGCAGGTTCTAAAGATTCTTCAAGATATGTCACGTAAAAAAGGGGCCACCGTTATCATTGTGACCCATAATGCCTCCCTAGCTCCAATAGCTGATCGGGTGATTCAGATGCATGATGCCAGTGTCAAGAGTGTTATCCTCAATCCTCAACCACAGGATATTGATGATTTGGAGTACTAA